CGAAGGAATTATTTCTGTAATTATAGTTTCTAAGAGACTTGTCTTGGTTGGGTCTTGAATCATACTGTCTGTCTGTCTTCATCTAAGATGACCTTTGCGTTGAGCTTTTTTCCCTCCTTTTACTTGGACCAACTTCTCTGGTTTTGTCTATTGCAATGATTGCAATTAAATACGCATGTTCATGATATGCGAGAAATGTTAGGTATAATGTAGTAATTAAGAAGACCAAATCCAAACTTGACACACTCCATAGGCAAAATTTTAGCCTCTATAAGCATTATTATGCAATATTCTCtcagaaattaaaattttctttgttcatataatttctttttttagTCTAATTAACGTTTTTGATGCTTATTATATATGAATTGTGCTCCCATTaattacaaaattataaatgATGGAGATTGGCAACAAAAATCTCAAGTCCCACTGGAGCATCTAGACATGTAAATGATGAACAAGTGGATAAGGTTTGCTTACTCGAATGCATTTCTTATTAGAATCTGATTGGGTCTTAAGTTAATTCCAGGCCATATTTTGTTTAATCCAATGTAAACAGACACTTATCATCTGTGAAACCTCAAACAGCGGTACACTTTTTAGGGCAATGCCTCATTTTGATTTAGGTGGGCCACACCGCCGTTGCATCATTTCAAATATGATATGATGTTTGCTGCACCATCGTGATGAGCTGTACCATTCACAATCTACAAGTGAGCCTGTACCAGATCCCATAGTCCATTCCCCTGTGAGTAATTTTGTCGTATCCTTTCGCAACCCAGCTGTTCACCTTCCGCTCTCTGACAAATAGGTCCCGAGTGGGTCCCGCATTTTTCCTTGTCTCCGCTAGATCAAAGGGTAGGTGGGCCACACGGGTAAGCCATGAACGGTGAGAtgtgtgtttttttgttttttccggCGCCCGGTTCGACCGGGTACCGGCTACTCCCGGTCGCTCTATCAGTATACAATGGGAGCTGCTGGAGCTCTTTATTAGTCCATTGCTATTATTGCAGCGGAAGAGTCGCATTCGGAttggaagagaaagaagaagaagaagaagaagatgccgaTCCCTCGAATCGCCGTTGGAACTCAGGAGGAGGCGACTCACCCGGGCACGCTCAAGGCCGCCCTCGCCGAGTTCATCTCCACCCTTATCTTCGTTTTCGCTGGCCAAGGCTCCGGCATGGCCTTTAGTACGTCCCCTGTTCGCGCTTGTTCATCATCACCATGCAATGCTGGGTTTTCGTGGGATCTCATGCAGTCGTTTGCTTGTTTTCCGTGCCGCCGCAGGCAAGTTGACGGGCGGCGCAGCCACCACTCCGGCCGGCCTCATCGCGGCAGCCCTAGCGCACGCCTTCGCCCTATTCGTGGCCGTGTCCGTGGGCGCCAACATCTCTGGTGGCCACGTGAATCCGGCCGTGACCTTCGGCGTCTTCATCGGCGGCAACATCACCCTCCTCCGCAGCATCATATACTGGATCGCGCAGCTCCTCGGCTCCACCGTCGCGTGCCTCCTGCTCCGCTACTCCACCGGCGGCCTGTCCACGGGCAGCTTCGCTCTCTCCGGCGTCAGCGTGTGGGAGGCGCTCGTGCTGGAGATCGTCATGACCTTCGGCCTCGTGTACACCGTGTACGCGACGGCGGTGGACCCCAAGAAGGGTAGCCTGGGCACCATTGCGCCCATCGCCATCGGCTTCATCGTGGGCGCCAACATCCTGGCCGGCGGGGCCTTCGACGGTGCGTCCATGAACCCGGCCGTGTCCTTCGGCCCCGCCCTGGTGAGCTGGTCCTGGGACGACCACTGGGTCTACTGGGCCGGACCCCTCATCGGCGGCGGCCTCGCCGGTCTCGTCTACGAGTTTTTCTTCATCTCCCACACTCACGAGCAACTCTCCTCCGCCGACTACTGAGACGCCACCCTCTTCTTCTTGTCTACGTTGTGCACCTCCACTTCTGCGCATTCAAAAGCTGGCCGTAAAAAGCCCACCCCTTTTGCGTCCTCGTCTCTGTGGCTTCTCTTCTCCTCGTGTAATCTTGCTCCTCTGTTCCTGGATCTGGCTTTCTAATCCTGCTTTGAGTTTATCTCCATCCTCCATGGAATGTTTTCCTTTGTGTACAACGTTGAGAACAGCTAAATGCCCACTGTTTGTTGGATCTCTAATTCGCTAAAAAAATACCATATTTTTACCGTAATCTAAGACAAACAAAGCATCTACATGTGTAAAACACTTtttgagatcaagaactactatAATCTGAAATAATTGAATCTTCTGCAGACTACAAGTAGATCACAGCAAACTTCTACATTTGCTTTGCAGTCCATAAATGAAAGTAATCATTAACAGTGGTTGTCAACGTTGTATGTTGATAATATACAGAGTTTGCACTTGAAGAAGAGAATCCAATTTCATTAGCATTGAGCCCATGGACAATATATGACCTAATCAAACTCTTCCCAACATAATCCTACATCGTGTGACAGTAATCTACTGAAGCAATAATCATTGCTACATTCCGAACTGAGTAGGCACATGCTAAAGGACACCATCTTCTTCCAGTTTCTTCGTTCTTTCTTGGACTATGTATGTCATGATTCATTCCTGTGTTATCCTGTGTGTGAATTGCATGTTCAGAGACCAGTTGCTATAGTCAAAATACTTCGAGAGATTTTTGCACAATCTCCTGGGCCTTTTCTAGTGATAGATCTTGGCCCGACTCCTTGCTACCTTTGCCTGATATCACATAAATTCGATTGGTAATTGGAATATATGTATGTTTGCCATGTCTGACACTTGCAAGTCCTGCCCACAGGCGACACAAAGCTCGACAAGAAATAATGGAGCAGTTCCTCTGTCCTACCAAGGGAATTGCTCCTTGCCGTGATTATTATGCCGAGCCCGTTTGGTACAATCCTCACAAGGTTGTAATGAGGCAATTTGTGTGCAGCTTTATGACATCCACACTGTCATTTGTCCCCGTGAAGATGGTGCCTCCACATGTGACACAGCATATGTCATGCCTCATTTCCGTGCCTGGCATATTCCATGTTGCAACTATCAGTTAAAATCTCAGTTGTTGAACTGAGATTAATTGGCAGGTCGAATTCATTCTTGTCTTGTTACTACTACAGAAAATATTGATGGTGATAACAAGAACTCAAGGTGGACAACACATCACATGGAAGCTGGCCACATACCAGCCTGGTGTATATAAGTTTACTGGAGGGATTACTGACAAGGGTTTGGCTCATCATGGACCACATACTCATTTTGATTGGTCATCTGATTCCAATTCGACCTCCTAAGATTGAAACAGAGATGATATATGAGACTGTAATTGAGCTGAATGCTTCTGTTGTTCGCAGTTGAACCTTGCAAATGCACATGTAAATGGACTACAATGTTCGTCAATATAAGATCAAGCCTATCTTTTTTGTGATGCTATATAACACATAAACCTCATGGTTCTTCTAAGCTTTGACACTCTTCTTTTGTTTTCTAATAATGTATGATAATGTCTTTTTTCCTACTTGTGAACTGTTTTATGCATGGAATGCAGATAACCATTCCAGCAACATCAATGATCCATCTGAAGATGGTGAAATGGCCCTACATTTCAGTCTCTAATCATAGCTTTCATATGCCCGTCTTGGCTTTCAAAAATCTGGTTGCTCTACACATTCATTCTATCTCCGGTGAACTGGGAATAGTAAGATGAGTCATCTTCTTTCACCCACTGTCAGAACAATCATGTAGCTTGAGCTCATAAATGCAGAAGGAGCTCTTCCTCTTTATAATGCCATGTGTTTCTGGCTTTTTATGCCTGTCTCCTACATACATTCTTCTTGAATTTTGAAGGACATAGAGTTCCAATATGTTATTGTACATATATATTTTGTTCTCCCTGATGTCTGCAATATTTGCACAAAACAGATTATATCTTATGTacacagattatatatatatgtatatatatataacacttcaAGTGCTCCTTTATCAAGCCTAGAAATTTATGGAAAGGTTTGTACAAATTCATCAATGCCAACCATAATCTGTACGTTGCCAATTGCAATGACACATCTGTAACTGAGTAAATGATCAACTCTAGGTATCTTGTTTAGGTTGTAGAACATGATATAGAAGTTTGGGATGTTTTAGCAGCAGCTGCCTCAGATGCTTTGGCATTTCAGTGAGACATGGACATATGGAGGCCAGCTTTGCTGCAGCCTTTTCTTTCACAAGAAAGTGAATCTTCTGCAATATGAAGTGCGACTAGATGTGCTGGTGGTTTTGTAACCTAGCAAGATGAAGTGCAGGTTGGTTTCCTTTGTTTTCTTATTGTATCAATCAATATATTTACTTTTGATTGGAGAACATGTATTTACTTTTGATTGGAGAACATGTATTACCATACTGGAGATTGTTCTTGCTTGAACTGTGCAGATCATGCAATAGCTGTATACTTTTGTCACTGGCGGCAATGGAATTTCTCAATAATTTATTACATTTGTAACTTGTTTGTTATCAAGATAACTTTTAGGGGCATAAAAAGGCTAGAACTAATACCAACACTTCATCACATAGACAAATGCATGAGAGTTGCTGATATCAATAGGATTGCACAGTCACAGAACAAGAATAATAACTTTGCTCCTCTGCAAACCCAGTATCAAAAGTTGTGGTTGTCATTTTTCATGACTCTCATCTTTTTGATTATTTTGCTTCAGCAGTCATACATAGGCTTGCTGTTGATTTGCAAACTTCATATACTATTTTGCTACATCAAAGTATGATAATGTAAATGCTTTTCCTAGCTTCATCATCTTTGTTATTTGCTCTGTACATTTGTGTTGCTAATAAATTTTCATTTGTTTACCAACTGTTTGTGCATAATTTTCTCCACTGTTGATACTGCATATAAATCTCCTAACTTTTCAGTTCATCCAATGAAATAGAACCCAAGAGTCAGATGGGGTGACACAGCTGAAAACATTAACTATTAGCGGCAATCACAGTAGTGAGCACCCATAAACAGAGCATGCATCCTCACTGTCAAGGTGGTCAAGCTGTTCTTCCTTGATGTATACCTAATATAATAAGCAGGAAAATAAATGGACCACTGTAAGCACAATGTAATGGCATCCCACATGCACATGTAAACACCCACCTTCAAGCAGTAGGAAAAGGTGAAATGGTCAACTCTTTCCTTCTTAGATAAGATACAGTCATGATGTTATCTCATGAATGGGTGTGAGCACATGATATATGGGACTGTATTAATGGATACATTCCATTGCTCTATCTTTATGCATAAGCTTGATGCAATCATGCATACAATTTTATACACTTGGCAAGTTTTGTTAATCCAAGAACCTGCTCTCAGATTCCTCATCTCCTCTTCCATTGACTTTCCATTGTAAGGTTCACAATGCACAActtccaactctctctctctctctctctctctctctctctctctctctctctctctctctctgtctctgtctctgtaTATATATTAAAGCATCATAGTAGCAATCCTTATAGTTGATGCAAGCCATGAATCCAGTGACTAGTGATGGAAAATGGCTCTAAAAAGATCATCGAATCCAACACCAAGTCAGTCATGCAATAAAGAGCAAATGGGATTGGTTGGTGGCATGTAAGCAAACCAAATTGGCAG
Above is a genomic segment from Musa acuminata AAA Group cultivar baxijiao chromosome BXJ3-4, Cavendish_Baxijiao_AAA, whole genome shotgun sequence containing:
- the LOC135635313 gene encoding probable aquaporin TIP1-1 → MPIPRIAVGTQEEATHPGTLKAALAEFISTLIFVFAGQGSGMAFSKLTGGAATTPAGLIAAALAHAFALFVAVSVGANISGGHVNPAVTFGVFIGGNITLLRSIIYWIAQLLGSTVACLLLRYSTGGLSTGSFALSGVSVWEALVLEIVMTFGLVYTVYATAVDPKKGSLGTIAPIAIGFIVGANILAGGAFDGASMNPAVSFGPALVSWSWDDHWVYWAGPLIGGGLAGLVYEFFFISHTHEQLSSADY